Genomic window (Alnus glutinosa chromosome 9, dhAlnGlut1.1, whole genome shotgun sequence):
atttccgcaatgatgtggtcactgactgtttctttagggacaagatcaagaacatatttagtataagcagtggatcttgttatttatccatttgtattcagttttgaatgcctttttatctcttggtgctgcaacctagaaagaatgccagaatttatgagttctaggtgcaactagcgagttggtcaatgtgaccatcttggcaaaaaaaaaatctctcatttagaatttccagaagttaaaagtcaaaggagagaaaaaaaaataccttaggggagccttagaAGGTGCACATTTtccatcacatgagaaaagcaactatctaggaATGATGCAGCAGGAAATTTTTGCACATATCAAATTTGAAacttaaccatatgaatgtatattttaTCAGAGCACAGAGAACTGTCAAAACAGATAAAAATACACGAGATAGCTGAAACCTTTTTGGCAAAAACCTTGCATGAAattcccctttttttatttttatttttatttggtgaCAACAATCATGCAACTTACGGAAGAGACAAAGAAAAACCGAATAGTCTTATCCAAGCATGAAACAAGGACATGtttaggacatgtcacaaataccaatggcttttcgGAGAGATTCAAACCTGCTTCCATCAAAAGGTTTGGTGAGGATATctgccaattgattttcagtgggaACAAACATAACAGCTACTTCCCTGGATTCGACAAGGTCACAGATGAAATGATGCAGAATGTCGATATGCTTGGTCTAAGAATGCTGAACTAGATTCTTTGAAATGTTTATGGCACTGGTATTGTCACAGTGAATGACCATAGTGTCTTGAGTGGAGCCATAATCACAGAGTAATTTCTTCATCCATAATAACTGAGTACAACAACTTccagcagcaatatactcagcttcTGCAGTGGAAAGAGAAATTAAGGCTTGTTTccgactcatccaagctaccagaTTTGTACCCATATAGAAACAACCACCAGAGGTGCTTTTCCTATCATTTCCAGCCCAAtttgcatcagagtatcctgcaagcacaatatttgtttctctagaaaaacATATACCATAATTAACAGTGGCATTTACGTACCTGATGATGCGCTTGACAATTgtaagatgagattccttaggattaggTTGGAATCTGGCACAAACTCCaacactgaaggcaatatctggtCGGCATTCCATGAGATAGAGAAGACTGCcaatcatacttctgtaaagagTAAGATCCATTTGTTTGCTTGTTAGATCAGTACTCATTTTGACatttgtgctcatgggagtacgagcaTGGCTTTTCCTATCTAGACCGAATTGTTTCACCAaatcttttgcatattttgcTTGAGAGATAAATATCCCTTCAGAAGTTTGTTTAACTTGCAACCCCAGAAAATATGTCAACTCACCtatcatactcatctcaaattcttgtttcatttcttcagcaaactcatgagcttgagaatctaATGTTGCCCCGAAGATGATATCATTTACATAGATTtgtgcaatgagtttgtgatttccttGAATTCTGATGAAGAGAGTCTGATCTGCCTATCCTCTTGTGAACCCTTTATCCAGAAGATAAGTGGTTAATCTTTCATACCACGCTCAtggagcttgtttgagaccataCAGTGCTTTCTTCAGTTTGTAGACATGTTGAGGATAGTGAGGATCCAGAAAATCCTTTCGGTtgctctacataaacttcttcctgaagaatgccattcagaaaagcactcttgacatccatctgataaagcTTGAAGCCTAGATGACAAGATATATAGAGCagaattctgatagattcaaggaaggcaactggagcaaaagtttcatcaaaatctatcCCTTCAATTTGAGTGTATCCTTGAGCAACAAGCCGTGCTTTGTCTCGGATCACCGTGCCATGTTCgtttgatttgttcttgaaaatccactttgtGCCGATGATATTTTGATCAGATGATCTGGAAACCAAAGTCCAGACATTATTACGAGAAAACTGatgcaactcatcatgcatagcaGTAACCTAGCTATCATCCTGTAAGGCTTCCTCTACTTTCTTTGGTTCAAATTGAGCAAGATAGCAATTGTAAGTGACTTGATTTGCAACCTCATTAGTGGGGTTGATTATTCTACTTCTCAACCGTCTGCCTTCATTTAGATTCCAAAGAAGCTGCCTGGAAGGATTATTGAGCTTGACCCAAGAGGCGGGTTCAATCGGAGGATTTAACAGCTCTGAATCTTGATCTGATGTAGGATCAGTTTCCTCAATAGGTACTACATCAGGAAGAACATCTGCTGCTGTAGGAGAGATAGAAGGAGTAGGTACAGGCTCTACTTCTGCAGAGGAAGTCTCACTTACATTATCTGTGAGAGAAGGAAGAGTCTCTAGGGTAGACTGAGATATCTCCCCCTTGCTATATGCCTTACTCTCatctttgttagtttgtgattggcctcattctgtttggacaaaatcacttgtatgtaaagatgctgttttacaagggattccgctattcagaagtgtttcagaagattctgcagtcaaaaaagtcggttccctgccagccgtccggacgatcttgCCATCCCGTTCGAACGCTCAtttgtccactattccatccgtccggacgacgtgccataccgtccggacgcccagacagacctagcatcattcgttcggacgacgtggatctccgtccggacccttcactgcatcgagaagcttctgttccaggttgcatccgtccagacgtctcagcaacccATCCAGATGACgttcagtgatcgatcagcttcagattttctttccaagttcaaataagggaagattgatgcaaccgtccggatgacgtggattcctgtccagacgcgctcatacataaggcaagaatcgcaattcaaatacaaccgttcggacgttcaGCCAACTTGGTCCGGatgcctgcctatcatggtccggacgcgcgctcatctgatatgaaaattgcgtgttgaagattaaccgtccggacggccatccccttTGGTCCGGATGTgtgaaagccttatatggaaattacttgcagcggatgtgcaaccgtccggacgcggctctcaaacaggaaagattttcagcaaaaatcttGGAAATtttgtcgtacagttgtccgtccggactgcTCATGTCCACCATCCAAACGGCGTCCATAcatatcactgcagtcgcccatttgatccctcagcctataaataaaggcccctgggcattaagaactgcaagaattcggtattgaattccattagagcttagagagttatttgtgaagttattggagctgatttgctctctctcaagccaatgcaagtgtgctgttgctgcgctacaactgaagtctatcttaggggttggccttaaggtaaatgattccattgaagaccccttcaggtaggagacctggttggaagtgttcatgttgggttacacgttagagagcaaggtacgaccactgcatcaggggtatgtgagtgttactgctttgtatctagctttctcttctgaatagtggatatcttgggtttggctgccccgaaatggtttttctcatcttgagtttccacttcgttaacaaaaattcttgtgttatttattttccgcattgtttatttttgttaacactttgtgcacacacttgctatttattttagaagtcaattccatttttcaatcatCAATGACCACATTTATGGACTCCGTCACTGTTTCTGTTCTGGTGTTATAGACTCTGTAGGCACGACTGTTGGTGGAGTATCTCaagaatatgccttcatcacttttgggttTAAACTTTCCCAGATTTTCCCTTTCATGTAGAATATAGCATATACAGCCAAAAGTCCGGAAATATTTAATAGTGGGTTTCTTACTCGCCAAATCTCATATGGAGTCCTGCTAGTTTCtggcctcaggtagactctattgataatatgacatgcagtgttgatagcttctccccaaaaatgttgagcaagattttgagAGTGAATCATTGCTTGAGCCATTTCCTGTAAAACTCTGTTTTTCCGCTCCACaaccccattttgttgaggagtaataggagaagaaaactccTGCTGAATGCCACATGAGTGACAGTATTCTTCAAAATGAGCATTCTTAAATTCTCTGCCATGATCACTGTGAATCCTCATGATAGGACACTCTTGCtttatctgaatttttttgaacaatcacTGAGAGGCTTTAAAGGCATCATATTTttcccgaagaagaagaacctaaGTGTACCGGGAATAGTCAtccacaataaccagaatatatttcTTCCCACCGAGACTAGCGGTTCtggtgggacccatgagatccatatgcaccAATTCTAAATTACGGGAAGTATGAATACTTGATGTCTTTTTATGAGCTGTACGGGTCTATTTTCCCAGCTGGCAAGGACCACACACTCCTTTTCCAGTGTCCTTCAATTTAGGAAGATCTTTGACAACTTCCTTGCTGGCAATTTTGAACATGTTGGTGAAGTTTAAATGACCCAACCGTTGATGCCATAGCTCACTTTCATCAATGGTAGCtttattgcagatgatttgAGAATCTGAAGAGAGATTTGGAATGCCATAACAATTGTCACTAGTCCTCTCACCTCCCATTAACCATTTTCCattgatgtcaaagatgttgcattcctttttaGAGAATTGGACAACCATGTCATCATCACATAATTGGCTGATACTcagaagatttgccttgagacCCTCTACATATAGGGCTTTTTGCAAAACTTCTATTCCTGGAATGTCAATTTGcccatttccaatcactttggCCTGGCTCCCATCTCCGAAAGTAATTTGTCCTCCTCTGGCCATTTGAATATCTTTGAGGAGTGTCctgtcacctgtcatatgtttggagcaagcactatccaaataccacaagaGAGTATCTAGAACTTTTAAAGCAGTATGAGCGACTAGGCAAAGATTGTCACTTTTCTTAACCCAAACATGTGAGacatcctttttcctttttagacaTGATagagtttttcttaaaaagggTAGGATTCTTTAACTTTTCACTGATGAGTTTTACTTGATCAAAAAGATTATTGATCTGATTTCTAATACCAGGCTCATTATTCCTAATAACTTGCTTTTTAACCCAAGGCTTTTGAGAGCGTATTTGAAAGCAGTTAGGACgagtatgaccaataatacAACAATGCtgacaagtagggatagatTTGTACCTTTTACCACCATTCCTACTAGATGAATCATGAGTAACCCTGTCAGGCTTAGTAAACATAGTTATATGAGCaggcatagcatgtgaagaagATGTAGTATTATTACTCATATCACAAAGAAGTCAACACAAGATCACACTCGAGAAATGAATCTTAACAGAGTATACCaagttctgataccaattgaaaataatttattgacttcttaaacaaaccaagtgtgtgtgtttgtgtgcaaacaaatatcttaaatgcggaatttaaaagagacaagatatttgttacgaagtagaaactctatgaagagaacaCAACCACTTCAAGGCAGCCAAACCccggaaatccactatcaaaaaacaaagatagttacaagacactcgtactcacataaccctatgtagtagtcatacctttaactctgacgtgtagcccaacatgaatgcttcccaaccagatcttccacctggaagggtttttgatggattcctttaccttagggccaacccctaagatagacttcacacgaacacttgagaaCACAttggcaccggcttgagagctagcagatcttagattctccctaaacaccctctcaaagcactatggaattcactaccgaattctgtacaaaaacacagacctagagccctgtatttataggatttaacagacctcaaaaactgctgaaaatcggactctgtctgtcgagcaTCCGGATGGAAGTTTGCCACGTTCGGACAaatttctgcgatatccttcagaaacaacgcaattctatccttatcaggtttgcgttcgaacggcttgactgagcgtccggacggtcttcgctaaaaccTTTCCGCTTACAGACGGAATTCTGGAGGTATCTGAactactggatatcgtccggacgtattGCTGAGTCGTTCGGACAGTCTGCAAATacaggacatcgtccggacgtgatgccgAGTTGTCTGGATGGATTGCAGatacttcccaaacagtgtcgacttctgaaaataGACTCCTtgtagaatactgattgaccaagcgtctggacggtgttgctctgacgttcggacgtcttcaatgtttatctgtaggacactgcggggcgtccggacgccttcaaaggcccgtccgaatggttgcataggaaccggctGATTTGTCTTAGTTTTTGcaaaggactcttcatggataacttctagaagcttgtgaacaatatatgtatgaataaatgaagattctgatttaAAAACCGTTGtccgaatacatgaagattgaaCAACCGACTGTcttgttaaaatgcaaccattacataaaatgtttttgttttatccagaatgtagccaaaatactaacaatatggtcattgactgtttctatagggacaagtataagaacagatttatagcacaaaaaacaatggatctttttatttatctatatttactgaaatttatatgctttttaatcacttggtgttgcagcctaaaaagaatgccagaatttatgggttataggttcaactagcgagttggtcaatttgactgatgtgcaaatttatttaacttgcaagcgcacgaatcgtttgcaatatagtgtatgtgcaagtgcgaggtcgaatccactaggaattgtgttgcgaaaattaatttctacataaactaattttatcttaatgtagttccaaattttgggattttatcatgtaaaataacaaactaaataaaaattgaattaaaaaaaaaaattaatagcaaagagcactaaggttttagaatccacctcaccatatcaaataacacattcttgtattttattcatacactcGATAAACAATTGAGacatattcattgttcaaggttctgtaaaaattatgttaaatcattcaatgaatctgatgagtgccaaatattgcatatgtggaccccttaatttgtatttgttaaacttttagttttgttattttctaatgattttgattagttttgaaattttagcgTTTAGCAGgttattcataaaaaatggaTTTTTGTGTGAAATTGTAGAGAAGATGAATTATTTTTCATAACACATGCACGTTGTCTTGAGTGGTGTGGCCCCATGCAGGTTATGAGTATGTGAGAGGCACGagttcttcaaatatttctttCCATAAGACCTGGGCAGCACCTAATTAAAGCAATACATGAGACAACTCAAGACCGGCTGCCTCTTATGTGTTGAAGACTTGCCAAGTTGATCTCCATGCACAAAGGCAACACGTGATTTACCATGCAAAGCTGGCAGCAAGGGACTTGGAGTTAATTGTGTTTCCTTATTTTTGAAGACACATGGTGCAGCACAAGAGAGGACTTTCTTTCCTTAGCAAACCTGGACAGCACTGAATTTCCATACTTTCCATGCACGCACACTTGGTAGCAGCATAAACACCAGCCCAAGACGTGAGCTGGACAGCATTGAGCGCAGGGGCACTTTCTTTCCATACACGTTGATTTCCATACAACTAGGCAACAACACCTCTTTCCAAACCTGGCCAGGAGACCGAAGCCATGCAGATTTGCAGCAAGCCGTGCGTGATTTCAGAATTTCCATAACAAGAAAAGAGGAGCAGCTCTTCACAGCACACCTGGCAGCACACAtgcagattctttccaaagcacCAGCGGGTCTTCTTAAGGAAGGTTCAGCACCGATTTCTCCTTCCAAAACTGCTCCAGCACTAAATCCACATAAAATCTGGCAGTAAAGATAGCACCAGCAGCAATTCTTCACATTAACTCTTTCCATACAAGTTGATCTCCATGCACA
Coding sequences:
- the LOC133876806 gene encoding secreted RxLR effector protein 161-like; the protein is MSMIGELTYFLGLQVKQTSEGIFISQAKYAKDLVKQFGLDRKSHARTPMSTNVKMSTDLTSKQMDLTLYRSMIGSLLYLMECRPDIAFSVGVCARFQPNPKESHLTIVKRIIRYVNATVNYGICFSRETNIVLAGYSDANWAGNDRKSTSGGCFYMGTNLVAWMSRKQALISLSTAEAEYIAAGSCCTQLLWMKKLLCDYGSTQDTMVIHCDNTSAINISKNLVQHS